Genomic segment of Parageobacillus genomosp. 1:
TCGAAACGATCGGTACGTATAATCCGGTTGCGGAACCAGCGGAAATCAAAATTGATGAAGAGCTTGCACTGAAATGGCTGCAAAACGGCGCAAAACCATCTGATACGGTCCGCAATCTTCTATCCAAACAAGGAATTTTAGAGAAA
This window contains:
- the rpsP gene encoding 30S ribosomal protein S16, which gives rise to MAVKIRLKRMGAKKKPFYRIVVADSRSPRDGRFIETIGTYNPVAEPAEIKIDEELALKWLQNGAKPSDTVRNLLSKQGILEKFHNLKYGK